The Brachyspira hyodysenteriae ATCC 27164 sequence AGATTCATTTGGTCTTGGTTTACAGGTAGGATTAAGATTTAGTCCTTTTAATGGACATCAAGTTAGCTTAAATCAAAAAGATAAAGAAGAGTAAACACATTATATTATATAATCATCAGCAATTTTTCTAAGTCTTTTGTTTCCAAGCACATGGAAATGTCTTAACTTTCTTAGAGTTTCACTTGAAAATGTTGTAAGAGGAACATAAACTATTTCAACAGAATTCTTTTTGGCAAATTCTTTTAATATGCTTGAAGGAGGAGTAGGGGCAACATATCCTAAATATTTATCAACAGAATATATTATGGCAGTATATAGAAGTAAGTCAGCATAATTTCTAACTATTCCCTCTTTTTTTAATTGAGGATATATTCTCCAAACATCATGAGGAGCCTGAGGAGGCATCAAAGAAGCATAACCTCCAAAATAACATTTAGATATTCCAGGTCCTACTAAAGTGTTTCCTGGTTCAGTAGAGTATAATATTAAATCACTGTCATCATGTGCTTCACTATACCAAACTATATTCCAATCATAATCTTCATCATGTTCATCATCGAATATTACAACCATATGTCCTATATTTCCTTTTATTTTTGGAATTTCTTTGACATATATTTCATTTTTATAATAGTTCCTTATAGTTTCACGCATATCAATACCGTCTTTAATGCTTACAGTAAAAGGTTCTATTCTAGCTTTATCCTCTGTAAGCATATTTCTTATTTTATCTCTAAGTATATTCATATGCTTTTCCATAAGTATATCTTCAGGTACATGTGATAAAAGATTTGTTCTTCTATTCCAAACATCTTCCCATTCGCCTTCATATTTTTCACTAGGACGAGTTGTAACATTTACTTTCTTGAAAGATGTTTTCCATATATTATCATACTTATGGAGTTTTATCTTTTTATCTTTAAGCATTCCTTCCATGCCATTTGTGCTTGGATCTCTATTTAATTTAATAGTAGGATAGTTTTCATCTTCTTCAGTATAATGCGGATAATATTCCATACCTTCCATTACTTCCAAGGCATAATCATTGTTAATCATACATTTTGCTGCTGTAAGCATATCTATATAGTCTGGTATGATATAATTATCAAGAAGACATAAGTTTCTTAAATACTTCATCATGTTTTTTTGCTGAAGTAATGATATAGGAAGTTTATATCTCATCTTTGCTTCTTTGAATATTGTTTCTATTATATTAATTTTATCAAAATTTTCTAATTCTCCGTTTCTATATAATTCATACATATAAGTTGTGAACGGAAACTCTCCAAGCATTTTATTTAATGATTCTTTATGTACATTATATATTTTAGGTTCTGAATATATATATTCTTCATCATCTTCTGAAAATTTTTTATTTATTATTTCTTCTTTTGCTTTATTATCTAATTTTTCATCGTCTAGTTTTTGTAATATAGATACAATATTTTCCCAATGAGACATTCCTATAACTAGAAGAATTTTATTATATTTTTTAGATAGTTCATAAAGATTTTTAGCCATGAATATTTCTCTCTCTTCATCTGTTTCATCTTTATGAAATATATAATTTGATTTTACTTCGGTATAGAATTTCTCAATGCCTATATTTTTCATAACATAATCATCAGGCATAAGATAATGTGAATTTGTATTTATTGAAGTGATATCTTTATCTATTGGGAAGAATGGTATTTCTTCATCAATAGCTAAACGAACAGCCTCTATTATGGAATCACATGGATCTATAGGTATATAAACAGCTTCATTTTCTATTTCTCTTATTATCAAACTTACAAATGGAAGTCTGCTCACGGCTTCTCTCAAAGAATCAGCAAAATTGGCAGGATGTTCTACCGCTACAATATCCGGTTTAAATTTTTCAAAAGCCTCTCTTACAGCTAAAGAAAAATAAACCCTTGAATGTATAGAAGGGATTGCCAATATATTTTTATACCTTAAAGCCTTAGAATCTATATTATCTATTATTTTTTTATCCATTCATATTCCTTTAATAATTAAGGAATGAATCTATTATACTATCAAGTTCATTAGAATCTTCCAAATAATGAGAACATACATTACAAGTTTCAGTAGGTACTTTATCACTTACAAATAAATCTGTTTGGAAAGAATAGCATGAAGGACCCGGTAATTTTCCGCTTATAGCACAAACCTGCATACTTATAACATTTTCAGGCCTTGTATACCAAGTAGGCTTAACTTCTTTCAATGCTTCTACCATATACTTACCCCATATAGGAGCAGCAACTCTACCGCCAACCTGATTATTTCCTAAAGAGTATTTAAATGAGTCGAATCCAATCCATATACCTGTAGCAAGTTCAGGAGTATATCCTACAAACCAAGCATCTTTCCAGTCATTAGAAGTACCTGTTTTTCCGGCACCTCTTCTTGTGAATTTAGCTTCATACATAGCACTTGTAGCAGTACCGCCTCTTAATACTCCCATTAATATATCACTTATAATGTATGCAACTTCTTTGCTTACAACTTGTTTAGGACCGCCTCTCAATGTTATTTTTTTCTTTAAGTCATCTTCGAAATTATCCATAACTATTCCGTATCTGTCAGTAACATATCTTATAAGTATAGGATTAACTTCTTTTCCTTCGTTAGCAAATTCAGCAAATCCTGTTGTAAGTTCTAATGGTGTGAATAATCCTGTACCTAAACTTAATGTTAAATCAGGATTAAACATTCTTTTAGATTTATCAGAATCAGGTTCAGCTTTAAATATAGGCTCTACATATCTTATAGTGTTTGTTATTCCTACATAATTGAGTACATTAACAGTAGCTATATTTAATGATGCAGACAATGCATATCTTAAACTTACATCACCTTTGAAATTTCCTGAATAGTTTTTAGGTATCCAAACTTCTCCGTCTTCTCCTTCTTCAGGCACAAAACCTATAGGAGCATCACTAACAATAGTTGAAGGGCTATAATTAGTAACATCCATTGAGGCAGCATATACGAAAGGCTTGAAAGCACTTCCGGCCTGTCTTCTTGCCTGAGTAGCTCTGTTGAATTGGTTTCTTGCTGTAAATCCTGAACCTCCAACCATTGAAACAATATATCCGTTTCTAGGGTCTATTGAAACTAAAGCTCCTTCAATTTGTCTTGAAAGTTCTGCTTCATCAGCTTTCATTACTTCCATAGTAATGTCATTAACTTCTTCCATTCCAAATATATCAGACATCAATGCCAAAGGTAAAGTAGTATATTTATTTAAAGTATCTCTTACTGCAATATTAAATTTATTATAAGCTGTATTTTCAGGAAGATTAAATAATATAGAAATCATTTTCATTTTATCTATAGTTTCTCTATTATATAGATTAACTATATCCATAGAACCGCCTTCATATTTATTATTATATTCTGTAAGTGCCTCTGTTAATAATTTCTGAGCAGCTTCCTGTTTTTCTATATCTATAGTTGTGTATATTTTAAGTCCGTCTTCTTTTAATGCTTTTTCTCCATATCTATCTACTAATTGTCTTCTAACATATTCAGTAACATAAGGAGCTCTGTCTATTGATGCACTATAAGCTGTTGAACCTCTTCTTCCGATTTTTCCTGTATATGATTCCCAGAATTCTTTATGTGCCTGCTTAGCTTCATCTCTAGTTATGAATTTTAAATCAGCCATTCTATTAAGAACAACTTTATGTCTAGCTATTGATATATTAGGGTTATTGATAGGGGAGTATGCATTCGGAGCAGGTGGAAGTGTGGCTAGCATTGCACATTCTGCTAAATCTAAATTTTGTACATCTTTGTTAAAATAAAATCTGCTTGCTGCCTGAACTCCGTATACAGAGTGTCCGAAATATATTTGATTGAAATATAAAGTAACTATTTCTTCTTTAGTAAGTCTTTTTTCTATTTGGAAAGTAACCCATATTTCTTTTAATTTTCTTGTTATTGTTCTTTCTGTAGATTTTAATACAATGTTTCTAGCAACCTGCTGAGTTAATGTACTTGCACCTCTTGCTCTTCTTCCAGTTAATATGTTTCCTATTGTACCTCTGAATATTCCTATAATATCTATTCCGAAATGCGACATAAAATTATTATCTTCCATAGATATTATTGCTTCTATTAATTGAGGAGGTAAATCTTTATATTCTACTAATGCTCTTTGCTCTGTGAAAAATTCTGATATTACTTCACCTTTTATATCATAAATTTTTGTAGGTATTGTAGGCTTGTACAATTCTACGGCTTGAACATCAGGCTGCAGAACTATGTCAGCAACCAAAATAGAAAATATGACAGTTATTATTAAAAATATTAATGTCATTGATACTATATAAAATTTTTTAAATTGTTCTATATTTATACTATTATATTTATCAGATATTTTTTTTAATATTTTTTTCAATTTACTTATCCTAATATATATTTATGATATTATACAAATAATTATTTAATTAATCAACATATTTTTTTATCATATTTTTATAAAAAAACACTCTATGAAATTTGAGTTCATAGAGTGAAAGTAATGGGTTTGTATATATATCTTAAGAGCGCAACAAATGACGTTTGTAGCTATACTATATATAACATAATAAATAAGAAACAGTAAAAATATATTTAATTTACCATGTTAAAAAGTAATATATCATCATCAGATGTTTTTAAGCATAAAGTATTATTGTTATAAGATATATAATTAGCTTTATTAAGAAGTTTTAAATATTCATCTTCAGCTTGCATATCAGCTTCAGGACCTGCCATTAAAGTTGATATTCCTGTTTTACTCATTGTTATTTTACCATCTTTTATTTCAAATGGTATATTGTAGTTATTAACTCCAGATTTTCCAACAAATGAATTATTAGTTATAGATAAAGTGATTTCTGTGCCTTCAAGCATATTTGATAATTTGAATTCTTTTCCTGAATACTCATTAACGTCAAAATAATCTTCTACGAATCTTAATATTGTAGCGTCATTAGCTATTATAATAAGTTCTTTTCCTTTTAAGTACATATATTTAGCATTCTCCATATATTTTGAGAAATCTGCTTCAGCATTCATATTTTCTTCAGGGCCTGCCATTCTAGTTGTAGCTAAACCATTAAATTTAACTTCGCTACCGTTTATATTAGTGTATGAAGTTTTGTAAGTATTAACACCAGAAAAACCATTTACTTGATTCTCTTTACCATAAAAAGACATAGTTATTTCAACATTAGGGTATTTATAGAAATTTCTCAATAAAAATGTTCTTCCTAATAATTTATTGCCTGATATAGAATCATCTTTGAATATTAATTTTTCACCTGATTTTGTAGTTATTTCTAAATTTGTTATTGATAATGTAATATTAGATGCTTCTGAAATTAATTTTGAGAATTCTTGTTCAGCTTTCATATTTTCTTCAGGACCTGCCATCATAGTAGAGCCTAATGCACCTATTGATATTACATTATTGTTAGTTAAGGTATATCCTGCAAAGTATCTATTAACACCAGAAAAACCATAAACTTTATTAGTGTCAAATCCTATTGTTATTCCAATTTCTGGGTATTTATTTTCAAGTATAAATTCTCTGCCGTATAAATCATTATAATTTAGACTTCTTTTTGTAAAAGTTAATTCTTTATTTTCAGTAGTTTTTATTGTTAATTTATCATTTTCCAATGAAACAGAATTAGCTTTTCCTAAATCACTTAAAAATTCAGATTCATTTTTCATATCTTCTTCATTTCCAGCCATTAAAGTAGCTCCTATATTTGTACCTAAAATTATTTGATTATTGCTTATAGTAAATGATGTAAAATATCTGTTTATGCTAGCATTTCCATAAACATTGCAGTTTTCAAATCCTATCGTTATTTTAGGATTGCTTGTAAGATAGTATTCATTACCGTTTAATGCTTCAAATATATTTGTATTTTTACTATTTTTTTGAGAGCATGATAGTAATAAGAAAAGAGATGATAGTAATAATAATAGTGTTTTTTTCATTTTAGTATCCTTATAATTTGTATTATAAAAAAAAGTTATCATAAAATAAAACAATGGGCTTATGATTAGGAAAATCACAAGCCCATCAATAATAGTGTTAGGAGTCTGATAATAATGAATAATTGCTTTATTAAATAATAACTTATTTTTTCTCCATTAGTAAAACAACTTATAATAAAAATACATATATAATTATTATAACCAAGTATAATAACTATAGTAAAATAAGTTGTATTAATTATTAAAAAAAATATATTTATGTATTTTCCTGATATATTAAAAATAATATAAAATTATAAAAAATTAATTGAAAAATAAGAAAAAATAAGTTATCATATTACAGTTTACATAATAAAATCCGATAATTAATATTGCAGGTGTTTATGTGTAATATAAGAGAAGCACATATAGAAGATGCTGAAAATGTTGTAAAATATATTGTAAAAGTGTCTGAAGAAACGAATTTTATGATGTCTGATTCTACAGAAATAGAATTAGACGTAAAAAAAGAGGAGGAATTTTTACAAAATATACAAAAAAGCATAATAACCAAGATGTTTTTATATGAAATTGACGGTGAAATTGTCGGTATATGTAACTTAAAGGGTATTGATAGAAAAAAAGTAAAGCATAGAGTGAATTTAGGTATAAGCGTGTTAAAAAAGCATTGGGGCGAGGGAATAGCTAAGAAACTTATTAATTATGCTGTAGACTATGCTAAAAAAAATTCTATAAAAAAAATAGAATTAACAGTAAGAATTGATAATGAAAGAGCTTTGAAACTTTATAAATCTCTTGGTTTTTTTATAGAAGGTGAGATAAAAGACTTTTTTTGTATTGATAATGTTTATTATAATTGCTATATGATGGGGTTATTTATTTAGTTTGATACTGTATAAAAAAATTTGTACACTGTATTGATACTGTAAATAATATGCGATTGATAAAATTTATTATAATGGATTGTAAATTAGTTAACATAATACTTGACTATTTTATAATAATATGTTAACTTTATTGAAGTCTTAAATATTATCGTTTTTAGAAGAAAAAAGATTAGGAAAAAATTTATAAGATTGGAGTTCTCAAGATGCGAAAGTTTCTAATGGTATTTTTGGTATTATGTTTACTTATACCTGCGGCAGCTTACGCTCAAGATAATACCCAGATACCAATACCTACAATAGGATTAAATGTTACTCAGGCTCAAACACCTCAGCAAGTTAGCTTGGGACTTCAGATATTATTTCTTTTAACAATATTGTCGTTATCTCCATCTATAATAATAATGACAACAAGTTTTATAAGAGTTTCAATAGTATTAAGTTTTGTTCAAAGAGCATTGTCATTACAAGAAACACCCCCTAGAGCTTTAATAATGGGGCTTTCTTTGTTTTTGACATTTTTTATAATGATGCCTACTTTAACGCAGGTAAATAATGAGGCTCTTCAGCCTTATTTGAATGGTACTATAGGAGTTAATGAATTATACAGCAGAGGTATACAGCCTATAAGAATGTTTATGTTTAATTCTTTACGCGGTGAGAATGGTATGAAAAGTTTGGATTTGTTCTTGAGTATAAGTAATACAGATATAAGACTTAGAGAGATTCAGACAGTTGATGATTTAAATAGAATACCAACTATAGTGGTTGTACCCGCGTTCATTATTAATGAACTTACAATAGCATTTAAGATGGGAATATATTTATTTATTCCATTTATAGTTATAGATTTGGTAGTTGCTTCCATACTTATGGCAATGGGTATGATAATGCTTCCGCCTATTATGATATCTTTACCGCTTAAAATAATTTTATTTGTTGCGGTAGACGGATGGAAACTTTTGATACTTCAGATAGTACAGAGTTTCCAATAATATAGAAATATATTTTGCTGCTTTATATAGTTAATAAATTTAAGGAAATTTTATGAGCGATACTTCAATTATTGTTTTAGTGCAGGAAACTTTATGGGTATTTATGCTATTATCAGCTCCTGTATTGGGTGTATCAATTATTGTTGGATTGATAATTTCAATACTTCAAGCTACTACAAGTATTCAGGAGCAGACTTTAACATTTGTACCTAAGATGATAGCTATGTTGGCAGTTATATATATGCTAGCTTCTTGGATGTTGAATTATACAAGTGCGTTTACAGTTAGACTATTCAGTATACTTCCATCTATAGCTAGATAATTTTTATTTGGTGTAGAAAATAGTTTAGAGAATCGATTAGGAATTAATAATGGATAATTTTGTGAATTTCTTTCAAATTTACCTACTCATTATGGTAAGATTTGTAGCTATACTTATGGTAGCTCCATTATTTTCTTCTAATGTTATTCCTAATACTATAAAAATGGCTTTGGCTTTTATTGCTACAGCTGCTATATTTCCATTAGTTGCTAATGTTAATGTTCAGGCAGCTCCTACTTTTGTTGAATACTTTTTAACATTGGTAAATGAAGCATTAATAGGAATATTGATAGGATTTTTAATGTCAATAATATTTGCCGCTTATCAAGTTATGGCAAATTTCTTTGAAATACAAATGGGATTCGGTATATCAGAAACTGTTGATCCTATATCTCAGGTTACAGTACCGGTATTAGGACAATTACAGTCTTTAGTTGTTATATTATTATTTATAGCTATAGACGGACCTAGCTGGGTTATTAGAACTTTATTCTATAGTTTTAAGGCTATGCCTATATTAAGTGAAGCTTCAAAAGCAGTATTCACTTCATCATTTAATGGCGTTATAGACAGAATGATATATTATATGAGTTCTTTATTTTCTGTGGCTCTTTCTTTAGCTTTGCCTATAATGCTTACTCTGTTTTTATTGTCATTAAGTTTGGGATTATTAGCTAAGGCGGCACCTCAGATGAATATTTTAATGTTAGGTTTTCCTATGCAGATAGCTGTTGGTGTGGCTGCTTATTATATTTTGATACCAGTACTAGTTTCTAACTTTATGAAAGTATTGGAAACTACTATAGCAGATGTTAATAATATAATAACTTTCTTATCCGGAGGAACAGTATGATTAAAAAAATACTTTCTTCTATATTTGAATTGTTCATTATATTCAAAGCTAAGCTATACAGAAAATATTTGCGTCTTACAGGAAAAGGATATGTATTGACATTATTTGCTGCTCCTGAAGATGAAGGAAGAACAGAACTTCCTACAGAAAGAAAGAAAAGAAAAGCTAGAGAGGAAGAGGGACGTGTTGTTAACTCTGCTGAAATAAATCAGACTTTAGTTTTAGCTGTTTCAATAGCTGTAATAGCTTTATTAACTACATATTTTACTCATACAGTAGCACAGTTTTTTATCACTGTATTGAATAAAATTTCTAATGCTGATGCTTCAATAAATAATACAGCTTACACAGATATGTTATTAGAGATATTCGTTCTTCTAGCAAAAACTGCAGGTATAATTATGGCAGTTGCTTTAGTAGTTGGTGTAGGTGTTAATTTAGCTCAGACTCAGTTCTTATTTACTACAAAGAAGTTAAAGCCTAATTTCAAAAGAATAGCACCTACTTGGTCTAACTTCAAAGAAAGAGTATTTATATCATCTCAAAACTTGATGAATTTGGCTAAAATACTTTTCAAAATGATAGTAATATCTCTTCTCACTTTTACTACTATATATGGAAAACGTACAGAATTATTTAATATGATTAATATGGGTTTAAGTCAGGCTATGAATTTATTTTTCTTCATAGTTTTAGAGATGCTTGCTAAGGTAATTATATTTATGATAATAGTTTCTGCTTTTGACTATTTCTTCCAAAAAAGACAATACATTAATAGTTTGAAAATGACAAAGCATGAAATGAAAGAAGAGTTCAAAGAAATGGAAGGAGATCCTTTGGTAAAAAGTCAATTGCAGGAGATGGCTAGAAAGATAGTAAGCAGAACAATGCTTAAATCAGTACCTGAAGCGGATGTAGTTATTACAAACCCAACTCACTTTGCAGTTGCTTTGAAATATGAGAATGGAGATTATGCCCCTATAGTAACAGCTAAGGGAGCAGATCATATAGCATTAAAAATAAAAGAAATAGCTAGACAAAATGATGTTCAAATAGTTGAGAATAAACCTTTAGCCCGTGAATTATATTATAATGTTGAATTAGGACAATATATACCTGAAAAGCTATTTCATGTTGTGTCAAGGATACTTGGCGAGGTATATAGAATACGTAATGAAAAAATGGCAAGGGCTATATAGGAGGAATAAAAAGTGGCGACAATGAATGGTACTAAATCAATTTTAGATAATATAAAACTTCCTGCAAATTTGAGCAGACATAGCGATATCATGTTTGCTATAGGTGCAGTTATGGTAATTATGATGCTTATCATACCATTACCATCATTAATATTGGATTTCTTACTTATAATAAATATTATAGTATCATTATTAATATTACTTATGGTGCTTAGTATAAGAAGTGCAAATGATTTCAGTGTATTTCCTTCAGTGCTTCTTGTTATGACAGCATTCAGACTTGCTTTAAACGTATCTACAACTAGAGCTATTCTTACTGAAGGAGCTAATTTTGGAGGTAAGGTAATAACTTCATTTGCTGACTTCGTAGTGGGCGGAAATATTGTTGTAGGTGTTGTAATATTTATCATTCTTATAATAGTACAATTTGTTGTAATCACTAAAGGTGCTACAAGAGTATCAGAAGTAGCAGCAAGATTCGCATTAGATAGTATGCCTTCAAAGATGATGGCTGTTGAAAGCGAACTTCAGGCAGGAGCTATCACAGATAAAGAGGCAGAAGAAAAGAGAAAAAAGATTAGAGGTGAAAGTGATTTTTACGGTACTATGGACGGTGCTTCAAAGTTCGTACAAGGAGACGTTATAGCCGGTATAATAATCACTGTTATAAATATAGTAGGCGGACTTGTTATTGGTATGACAATGAGAGGAGAGCCTTTCACTCAGGCAGTTAATGCTTATACTCGTTTCACTGTTGGTGATGGTTTAGTAAGTCAGATACCTTCATTCTTTATGAGTTTCGCTACTGGTTTATTAGTAACTAGAAGCAGCAGTGAGGATAATTTGTCTACTCAGATTGCAGTTCAGGTATTTGCTAAACCTAAGAACTTATTCATTGGTGCTGGTTTTGCATTCTTCCTAATGCTTTTACCTGGATTCCCAAAAATAGCATTATTTATAATAGCTTTAGCTTTA is a genomic window containing:
- a CDS encoding penicillin-binding protein 1A gives rise to the protein MKKILKKISDKYNSINIEQFKKFYIVSMTLIFLIITVIFSILVADIVLQPDVQAVELYKPTIPTKIYDIKGEVISEFFTEQRALVEYKDLPPQLIEAIISMEDNNFMSHFGIDIIGIFRGTIGNILTGRRARGASTLTQQVARNIVLKSTERTITRKLKEIWVTFQIEKRLTKEEIVTLYFNQIYFGHSVYGVQAASRFYFNKDVQNLDLAECAMLATLPPAPNAYSPINNPNISIARHKVVLNRMADLKFITRDEAKQAHKEFWESYTGKIGRRGSTAYSASIDRAPYVTEYVRRQLVDRYGEKALKEDGLKIYTTIDIEKQEAAQKLLTEALTEYNNKYEGGSMDIVNLYNRETIDKMKMISILFNLPENTAYNKFNIAVRDTLNKYTTLPLALMSDIFGMEEVNDITMEVMKADEAELSRQIEGALVSIDPRNGYIVSMVGGSGFTARNQFNRATQARRQAGSAFKPFVYAASMDVTNYSPSTIVSDAPIGFVPEEGEDGEVWIPKNYSGNFKGDVSLRYALSASLNIATVNVLNYVGITNTIRYVEPIFKAEPDSDKSKRMFNPDLTLSLGTGLFTPLELTTGFAEFANEGKEVNPILIRYVTDRYGIVMDNFEDDLKKKITLRGGPKQVVSKEVAYIISDILMGVLRGGTATSAMYEAKFTRRGAGKTGTSNDWKDAWFVGYTPELATGIWIGFDSFKYSLGNNQVGGRVAAPIWGKYMVEALKEVKPTWYTRPENVISMQVCAISGKLPGPSCYSFQTDLFVSDKVPTETCNVCSHYLEDSNELDSIIDSFLNY
- the flhB gene encoding flagellar biosynthesis protein FlhB → MIKKILSSIFELFIIFKAKLYRKYLRLTGKGYVLTLFAAPEDEGRTELPTERKKRKAREEEGRVVNSAEINQTLVLAVSIAVIALLTTYFTHTVAQFFITVLNKISNADASINNTAYTDMLLEIFVLLAKTAGIIMAVALVVGVGVNLAQTQFLFTTKKLKPNFKRIAPTWSNFKERVFISSQNLMNLAKILFKMIVISLLTFTTIYGKRTELFNMINMGLSQAMNLFFFIVLEMLAKVIIFMIIVSAFDYFFQKRQYINSLKMTKHEMKEEFKEMEGDPLVKSQLQEMARKIVSRTMLKSVPEADVVITNPTHFAVALKYENGDYAPIVTAKGADHIALKIKEIARQNDVQIVENKPLARELYYNVELGQYIPEKLFHVVSRILGEVYRIRNEKMARAI
- the fliQ gene encoding flagellar biosynthesis protein FliQ, with protein sequence MSDTSIIVLVQETLWVFMLLSAPVLGVSIIVGLIISILQATTSIQEQTLTFVPKMIAMLAVIYMLASWMLNYTSAFTVRLFSILPSIAR
- a CDS encoding META domain-containing protein — encoded protein: MKKTLLLLLSSLFLLLSCSQKNSKNTNIFEALNGNEYYLTSNPKITIGFENCNVYGNASINRYFTSFTISNNQIILGTNIGATLMAGNEEDMKNESEFLSDLGKANSVSLENDKLTIKTTENKELTFTKRSLNYNDLYGREFILENKYPEIGITIGFDTNKVYGFSGVNRYFAGYTLTNNNVISIGALGSTMMAGPEENMKAEQEFSKLISEASNITLSITNLEITTKSGEKLIFKDDSISGNKLLGRTFLLRNFYKYPNVEITMSFYGKENQVNGFSGVNTYKTSYTNINGSEVKFNGLATTRMAGPEENMNAEADFSKYMENAKYMYLKGKELIIIANDATILRFVEDYFDVNEYSGKEFKLSNMLEGTEITLSITNNSFVGKSGVNNYNIPFEIKDGKITMSKTGISTLMAGPEADMQAEDEYLKLLNKANYISYNNNTLCLKTSDDDILLFNMVN
- a CDS encoding conjugal transfer protein TraB gives rise to the protein MDKKIIDNIDSKALRYKNILAIPSIHSRVYFSLAVREAFEKFKPDIVAVEHPANFADSLREAVSRLPFVSLIIREIENEAVYIPIDPCDSIIEAVRLAIDEEIPFFPIDKDITSINTNSHYLMPDDYVMKNIGIEKFYTEVKSNYIFHKDETDEEREIFMAKNLYELSKKYNKILLVIGMSHWENIVSILQKLDDEKLDNKAKEEIINKKFSEDDEEYIYSEPKIYNVHKESLNKMLGEFPFTTYMYELYRNGELENFDKINIIETIFKEAKMRYKLPISLLQQKNMMKYLRNLCLLDNYIIPDYIDMLTAAKCMINNDYALEVMEGMEYYPHYTEEDENYPTIKLNRDPSTNGMEGMLKDKKIKLHKYDNIWKTSFKKVNVTTRPSEKYEGEWEDVWNRRTNLLSHVPEDILMEKHMNILRDKIRNMLTEDKARIEPFTVSIKDGIDMRETIRNYYKNEIYVKEIPKIKGNIGHMVVIFDDEHDEDYDWNIVWYSEAHDDSDLILYSTEPGNTLVGPGISKCYFGGYASLMPPQAPHDVWRIYPQLKKEGIVRNYADLLLYTAIIYSVDKYLGYVAPTPPSSILKEFAKKNSVEIVYVPLTTFSSETLRKLRHFHVLGNKRLRKIADDYII
- the fliP gene encoding flagellar type III secretion system pore protein FliP (The bacterial flagellar biogenesis protein FliP forms a type III secretion system (T3SS)-type pore required for flagellar assembly.); this encodes MRKFLMVFLVLCLLIPAAAYAQDNTQIPIPTIGLNVTQAQTPQQVSLGLQILFLLTILSLSPSIIIMTTSFIRVSIVLSFVQRALSLQETPPRALIMGLSLFLTFFIMMPTLTQVNNEALQPYLNGTIGVNELYSRGIQPIRMFMFNSLRGENGMKSLDLFLSISNTDIRLREIQTVDDLNRIPTIVVVPAFIINELTIAFKMGIYLFIPFIVIDLVVASILMAMGMIMLPPIMISLPLKIILFVAVDGWKLLILQIVQSFQ
- a CDS encoding GNAT family N-acetyltransferase, whose protein sequence is MCNIREAHIEDAENVVKYIVKVSEETNFMMSDSTEIELDVKKEEEFLQNIQKSIITKMFLYEIDGEIVGICNLKGIDRKKVKHRVNLGISVLKKHWGEGIAKKLINYAVDYAKKNSIKKIELTVRIDNERALKLYKSLGFFIEGEIKDFFCIDNVYYNCYMMGLFI
- the fliR gene encoding flagellar biosynthetic protein FliR, yielding MDNFVNFFQIYLLIMVRFVAILMVAPLFSSNVIPNTIKMALAFIATAAIFPLVANVNVQAAPTFVEYFLTLVNEALIGILIGFLMSIIFAAYQVMANFFEIQMGFGISETVDPISQVTVPVLGQLQSLVVILLFIAIDGPSWVIRTLFYSFKAMPILSEASKAVFTSSFNGVIDRMIYYMSSLFSVALSLALPIMLTLFLLSLSLGLLAKAAPQMNILMLGFPMQIAVGVAAYYILIPVLVSNFMKVLETTIADVNNIITFLSGGTV